The Rhododendron vialii isolate Sample 1 chromosome 1a, ASM3025357v1 region CATATATTCCCCCCTAGTTCATTTTAGTCCATTTAAGTTTGAAAAGACTTTTCTAGTGTGCAACATTAGAGAAAGATGGTGGGAGACTACATTAGGAGGAAAATTGTGGGGACCAAAGTGAAATCTTGTTAGAATTAACAAGTTCAAATTAAGAGATCGCCCGGTAGAACTTACAGTGCAATGTAAGTGGTGGCGGATGTCTCTACCGTGCACCACCAGTGTGTCTAAAGAGAGCTTGTTTATGGTTCGGAGCAATATGCCAACGAGTCCATGTTCATATTCTAATGTTTTGTTGTACCTACAAAAGACAAGTTGTGTCAATCCACGCTTACGTTAGGCAATTTTTGACGTCTTTAATGTGGGAGATTACTTGGTGCAGCATTACCTAGTGGTACTCAAAATACATATGTTATACCAACAATGAGTGCAACATATACTTGCCTTCGGTTATTTGCGTAGTCTACTTGACCACCCAAGTTTTTGAATTCACGAATGAAGGCTCCCCTTTGCTCGCTAGAACTTCCTTCCTTTTGAAAATAAGCCACAATTGCCTCTACTAAGGTTGCAGCCTTAGCCCATGCCATCCTTTCGATTGACCTTTCTGGTTCAAAAATGCTTGCTGTGGCCAAATAATATGCCAAAAGTAGGCTTCTTTGGCCTACTATCCCAATCCCAAACTTGCATTCTGCTGCGTACCATCTAGACAAGTGACTTCATTGTAATTCTAGCAACTGTTAGGACTAGATAGGATAATTTTCTTCAGAGTTGTGGGGTGACGTACTTTTGAATGCTGTTCCATTCCTGCTGATGCAATGCTTGGCACTTATTATAGTCCAATTTTGCAAGCTCCAGATATCTGTTGTTGTTAACATATGGCATCCTGAGATAAAAGGCCAaatttttagagattttttgacgcgatttttttgggttaggtTGTTTTTTACATTATTAATGCCTTTCTTTACGTGTAGCCAGGCTTTTTGACCGAAATTCGTGATATGGAaaatttctaaaagaaaaattgtttGTTTTAATCACAAATCAGGCCTAAAAAGGAAATAGTGGAATTTTAATGCTGGAATGTTGGGTGATTTGGATACTATCAAAGTTTGACTGCTGCTTTGAATGTTATTCAAAAAGCAAGTTTTGACGTTAGACCACTTAAATGGAATGGCAGAACTTTCCTTAAAATATCAATACCAGTGTAGTGGAGTCTCATACTATAAGAACATAATGAAAGTACCCTAGTGGTCAAGTGAgcatgagaaagaaaaaataagtgtttattttcCGTAAAGTTGCATGTTCGAATTTCACAGAGACTGAACATTTTAAGCCTTGGGGTTACTAGAGGGTTTGCTCGGTCGTCAATTTTGGATCCCAAAATCAGTCGAGGTATGCGTAAGTTGACCCAAATattctttgtaaaaaaaaaatgaaagagaaagtaCCTGTACAAGGTCTTTCCAATCCAAACATCATCTTCACCCCCATAATGTTCCAAGTAGAACCTGGCCTCCACACGAGGCAAGTTGGCATACCATGGGACGTCAAGCGCATATCCCACCTGCTTTATCATatgaaaaatgtcaaaaatagcTCAGTAGGCTGTCACGAAGGTTTAAAAAGTGTATAGAAATGCGTGAAAAATTAACCACATGATTTTCGTACCTCTCCAGGTAAGTCTTTGGTTATTACCCATTTATCCAACAGCTCGTTACGAGCTTGTTTCTCTCTCAAGAATTTCGACGAGAACTTATTGGCATCCTCTAGAATCTTTTCCCCGGGAAATGAAATTTGAGAACCTCTATACAGATTATACATTCCAGTTACGGCCTGCGTCGATTGCCCGGCAAAGCAGAAAAACTCATCACCCTTCTTAAAATGTCCAAATACATCTGtgcaaataaaagaaacaaaaacaagtcCAATTATAAGAAGAATTGCGAAAAAAGGTTCTAATTCATGGACTTCTGATCAATTTTCAAGAACCACAGGCGATAAAAATGAAGTTAATTAGTAATTACCAGCAGAAACCGGGTAACCGTGTAATCTCAAAAGCCTAAACCCCATGGAAGTGTCATCTATGTCATGAACCACTGAATTTCTTGCCCAACATATTCCTTCTTCAGTCCAATATCTGAATTCGGATCATTAATTAATTtcccaagaaaaataaaaaaaatagtttccatTACATGGCATAAAGCGAAAATTCAAAATTGCGATATAGTTccgtaattagtttaagtaccATGCATTTTTTTCAAACCTGTGTACGTAATCGACACATTCTCTAATTTCAGACTTGAAATACCGAGAAATTCCAAGGCGTTCGAGGCGATCAACAGCCCACATGCGCTCGAATAAGTCCACTGGGTAAACATTGGGAACtaagaaaggaacaaaaaaaatacatcaaagttttaaaaaaaattaaatcaagaaCTTTTGAAAAGGATGAGTACTTTCTACTACTAgttaagggaaagaaaaaggatcCGGCTTCTCTGCAGTCAAACTGTAGAGAAGCATGTGCGGttcaatctgaaccattcattttgataatcaatggttcagatttgttgaaacttttaccggtaaaagaaTATATTCTTACCGGTGAGAATAtgaaaacaaatctgaaccattaaaaatattattcaacGATTGCGATAACTTGGACCGCACCTCTGCAGTCCACTTCAGAATATTCTAGAAAAAAGATGGtaatactttttaaataattaaatgaagtaattaattaatttttacctcCTCCATTGAATTTTTGAACAGCTGTGGTTAGATATCTTAAGCAATTGTCATCTTTTGTTTCCATGAGTGCAAAGGCAGTGGAGGATGGAGAAAACAAGAAAGACCCATCTGGGCATTGCAGTTTAAGTAGCTTTTCCCATTCCAGGCCATGCATTAATCCTTCCAGGCTATGGAGTAGCGTTGTGGCCACTTTGTGCATTATGTCCTTTGGTATCCTATTGCCACATGACACATCATTATTACTACATGTATTGTATGTATGTATCCAAATGTATATGTAtcattatgtatatatatttatataccctttctcaaaactttaaataaaatatttggaAGATAAAGTCACCTTTTTAACTTCATTTATCCTATTGAATGATGCAAAGTATGCATTATATAATCAATCATGACAAAACTAAGTTGTTCTCATCTGCTTCtacattataaaaaaattcattaatttacTAAGAAAGCTAATAATATCGGACGATATGCATCCAACTTTTGGAGTTCTAATAAGTACACCTTAATTGGATGAAACGGTAAAatatatacttcctccgtcccaattgACTTTTCGATCAAATAAAAATACTGTTTTGATGATTTATGACACACCGGTGAAAATATCTTCACCTAGTACAAACTGGTTGCATCACTGATATCGTTATTCCAAATCAATGTTTTCTGAAATCCTAAAAGTCATTGGAAACATCACTTTTGTAGTTGTTTGAGAATCCATAAACAACAAATTACCTTGTGAGCTTTAGATTTCTTCTTGCATAGATCTCTTGCAAGATAGGATCAGAATCATCTGGAACTTGAATATCTAACTTTCTGGCTCTCTCAATGAGTGAAGGGAAGGCTACTTCGAACCCAATCGGCATGTGCTCGgcatcttcatcttcaagctTGTTTATGTTTTCTTTGATGAATGACAGTCCTAATTGTGTACAAAAACATATAAATAGGCCTCATCTTCATTAATATGCTTAAATATATAAATTGATTTCCAAGGAAGCATATCGAACGAAACAATGCTGAGGCATTGTTTCCTTTCGATGGATAGATCGATGGTACCTTTTTCGCTTTTGTCTGGATGAATATTCCATGATTTCAATGCGATAACGCAAACTAATGTGCTGATAATCCGATCATGAGCTTCGAAAATGGAGCTATCACCCCATGAACCATCTTGGTGCTGGTTATTTGCGATCCATTGAAGGCTGGAGGGGAATTGAGGTGCACCACTTCCCTCTTTATCTTCCAATAGAGCAACCCACGCTGTGTCGTAAGCCGATACACTAATCTCTCCATCCCCCATCGAACCCAACATCGATCGTATTGCATCCGCGTGCTGCTTGATTCTTTCATATTCCCggtccttttttttattatcataaAAAATACGAATTATCATAAAAAATACGAGGATCATCaagtttcaaaacaaaaaaacggaAAACAAGCCCATACGTGCTCAATGTACACAGGCTCAAATGTATCAAGAGATCATCGGACGCAGACCTTTCGCAAGATCACATTGCGagaggtctgtctccaatcacaGAATCTTTGCACGTAAATAGAGACGGTGGATCACCTTCTCAAGAGCTTCTTCTACTTGCGTCTCATTCTCCACAATACCATTCACCTTAATAAATGGCAGACCATTTTGAGACACATCTTTGTACTCTGCACATAAAACGATTCGTGTGTTTATACATGAATGCATGTACCTATATATACAGAACATATATGAATTCATTTGTACCTTCTGTAGTGGGTTTTGATGCGATTTTGCATCTCAGACGAACACCGAGATTACGTTCTTCTTTAATCCCAACGGACCGAACACCTgcttaagaaataaaatttagtgAAAGCATatggtgaaaattttaattagtttCTCATTTTCTGTTTGCTAAGTGAAAAGGGGGGGATTGCCACTCTCCCTTTTGTGAGACCATAGTAATTCGAGATCCGTGACGGGCCTCGAAAGAAACTAATTAAGGGCCACAGCTTCTGCCAACCCAATCAATTAGAATTGGTGAAATACCAACGAGCTTTGTCTGTTGGAGGGCAAAGCTCGAGGGGCATCAAACGCATGACCTGAACTTTAAAACTGTGGACCATCCAGAAGGAGTGAGCCATGAACCACTACGCTAGTTACCTCGTTGGTGATTATACTTTAGTGTAATTTAGCCATGAACTTAAACACCCCTCAAAAAAGATAAGCAATGAAAAGTAACAAAGGATTTGGAAATTATAATGGTACAAACCACCCTTTTATACTGTAAGAATTACGAGAATGCCATTCACTAGAAAACGATTCATAAACAGAATTCGAAAAGTCTAGCAACATAGATTTTTTCCACAACACAGCTGTTGGATACATGTGAGTTCACGTGCATCAACGATTTCGAATTGCCATATTGAATATGCGTGGGCTCATATGAATCCAACAATTTCGAACACAGTTGCACCTGTACGGTAGCATTTCTCAAGAGTCAAAGCTGCGACTCTATCCGGAAAAAGCACAATTTGCTAAAATGCACAGATGGAGAAGAAAGTGGATTTTTCCAACTGACCAAAACATCTGACAAAATAGATACGGAAAATCTAAACCATGCTTGTTTAATCATGAGATGTCTTCTTTTCCTGtctaaagtaaaaaaaaaagctgcTCGTAatcctattttttgtttttcagtaTCATTactatctctttcttttttttcgatGAAAGTCAAAATGATTAGAATAATTAGATTAACACGTTGAAGAAGAATTTGAACTCAtgacttcatttttcttaacaCTTCAGTGCGTCTCCTTACGCTGTTAGGCCAAAACCCTCTTCGCAGAATCATTTCCTATTTGTTGAGCACTCACGATTTTGATTAAAACTGCGGCGAAAACCAATGATGGCGGTGACAAAAACTGGAACACAAACGAAGTAGAAAAGGAATAGGGCCAACTTTGGTAGCGAAAAAGCGAAGAAGAAAGAGAACTAGGGATCAAGGTAAAGACTTACTGAAGAAAGGGATGGATGTGGGTTGTTTTGCCGGAGAAAATAAAGCGGTGGCGCCGGAGATGTTGGCCGGAGAGCGTCCCCGGTGGAGGAGGGTGGAGGTTTGGGAAGACATAGAAATacgttttttggttttgtactgtttttgGGTGTTGCtgtcttttttggtttttgtttttgtttatggttGCTGTTTTGCTTCACAGAGAGGtaaggggagagagaaaaaaagaggggGGATTTtataagaggagagagaaagagggagggaggcaTGGAAGGAAACGGACAGAACGACTCCCCAGGAGATTCCCGCTAGTGGCCCCAGGGGATCCTCCCAAAAGAACCAGAACAATGAAAATGAGGACATTTctgtcattttccttttcaagaaACGAAAAGTTTCCTTTTGCTTATATTTGAAGAAGGTAAGAAAGAAccatttgtaaaaaattaaacagaaaAGGTGAGAACATCAAATTATACATGGTAAGTAATTCAGTGGTGTTTAATTGCAACTTCAACGGATAGCTCAAGTGATAATAGAGATGAGTttgaaaaaatcaataaataaataaggtaaTAACATCAAATTATATATGAAAAGTAATTCAATGGTATTTAATTGCAACTTCAACGGATAGCTCAAATGATAATAGCTAGAgatgagtttgaaaaaaaaaatacataaggTAATAACATCAAATTATATATGGAAagtaattcaatgatattttcaaCGGATAGCTCAAGTGATAATAGAaatgagtttgaaaaaaaataaaattaaaaaaggtaATAACATCACTCCTATGGAAAGTAAGCCCATGGGCTATTGAATAGCAGGTGATAGCTTAATAGCAACTTCAACGGATAGCTCAAGTAATAGTAGAGATGAATTGTAAACGCAAATAATCTGAGTTTGAAATTTGTCAATCTCATGTGGTTAGGCCGCTAGAGAGAAATTTTATATAAATCCCCTTTCCACGGCATCGATGGCATTCCATGATCGCGCTATGAAGAAAaatagtcgaggtgcgtgtaaCCTGGCCCAGACATCCCTGCCCGTACAAATGGACAATAAGGAAGACCAGAGTACCCCACTGTACATGTCTAgctatatttttgcaaaaaatgaagttaatcgATCGGAAATTTTGCTCACCGTATGATAGATTTCTAAATCATACTGATCATCCATTTTCTATATTAGAAACGTTATCTTGTTAAGTGGGTAACGATATCCTAGCTTGGAACCGAAACATTTGGTCCGAAGGTCGTATATATAATTGCACTTTGAGTGCAATGAGGTTGTGGGTTTAATTCCTTACAGATCGAGGTCGACCCTTGTTGATGGATTGGCTAGGAATTGAATTGTGTAAGCTCTTCTAACATATCCCCCTTCAAAAAAGCTTGACTTCTTATTATTCGGGACGTCTATCCAAGCGCAATAATTAAATTCGAACTCTAAAATTTTTGGCCAAAATCAGAATTTTTGCAATTGATATTTTGCGAGTCGGGGATTCTAAGCACTTTAGGATCCCTGATTTCAATATTTTCTAGTTCGCACGCGGTCAAAAGTTTTCCCCTTTATGGCCCGCTAGGATGCAGGTAAAAAATCGGGGataaaaaatatgaaggggtataagatagtaaggggtattaattttgatgggttGGCCCACATCGATTTAATGTTTATGGAGGGAGGAAAAAATATTGTGGTTTGGATGGGGTATTAAAAAGGGggataaaatttgtttttgtttggatggtttataGAATGGGGGGATAAGAAGGGGTGGATGATgggaaaagctgtcaaatgactattttgcTCATATGCagtattaaatttgattatgtattaaaataagtatataaattttaaaatcaatatatttaatcaattttggacaattgaaagtataaaaaaattaaaaaatgtctattctaaaaaatttatattaaaaaatatttttcaactatatttttaatatataaatggcgtaaaaaaataagtgttccaattttcaatccatttaaaTCGGTGccaagatcttatttttctgatcatttatcttaaatggtcataatggatttttggctttaaggcctttTAACGAGCATCCGAagacttcttatttagtttcagggctctcttagggtgctaattgaaaggccttagagccaaaaatccattatgaccatttaagataaaatgatcaaaaaaataagatcttcccaccggttcaaacggattgaaaattggaacacttattttttttacaccatttatatattaaaaaatatagttaaaaaattaagtgttctgattttcaatccgtttaaactggtgcgaagatcttatttttctgatcattttatatTAAATGGTCATagtggatttttggctctaagccTTTCAATCAGCaacctaagagagccctgaaattaAATAAGGAGTTTTCGGATTGGGAAAAGAGGTTAAACAGGGGTGATTTAGTCAAAATTTCACCCCTCTACAGTCGGATAAAATTTGGGGAACCCTAGAGGCGTCCAAAAGTTTCACGGGTGAAATCCTCGTACGAGTGAAAACgaagaaaggaggaaaagaaatgaGGAGAGCGAATGGAGAATCCAAGTAGCGGCAAAACCTTGGGCCCAACCCTTTTACCCCCTCCTTTATTAATTTTCACTCCTTTTTGACTCCATCCAAGCATGCCCATAGAAAGAACATTGACGTTCTAGGAGGCAATCTCCTGTTAACCAAACCCCTACCCCCCTCCAGTAGATTCACCAAATAGTCGTCTTTCTAGAATTGTATGGTATGTGATCTAGGGTTGGATTTGCCTGTATCTAGAGATTTATGGTTAATTTCCAATTtgagaaaaacatgatttgGGAAGAATTTTTCAAGGCTGTTGTTTTCTGGGACTTTCTCAAGCCTTTGATTTTATGGGATGACTTTGCTCTCTTGCATCTTCCGGCCCGTTTGCGACAGTTGTGGATATAGATGTTTGATTTTAGACTTGGATTTTGCTGCAGATTTTAGATTCTAGATTTTAGAAGAAGTTGAGAAACACGTTTGTTGCAGCTGCAACATTATGAGAACTTCAttcattttttgagaattcGTGTTGCAGAATCCCAAAAACTATCCAAACCCAGCTTTGAAAGTTTGagaatttcattcatttttagcttttcagaATATATAAAATCCGAGAATCCATTATTTAGAATTTTTAACAAACACTCTaaactaattttgaaaaataattttgaaaaactagaatctcaaaatctaaaaaaaaaaaaaaaaatggggggaaaaaaaaattttattctcTCAAACACGCACTTTCTAGACTTTTGATAAGTGAATCACAATTAGTTTGTGGTTTCTTGGAATGTAGAAAGATCAATCGAACAACATTAATGCTTCGGACACAGAATTCAAACACGGATACACATGCACgttgatatatatatttgaaactGTAATTAAGATGTATGTGAGTAATACAGTGCATTGAATATGCTCTTGAGGCATCTGTAttcggatatatatatatatatgcgtcCCCGCAATATAGGTTACAGTCCTTCACCTTAAGCAGAGACACACATACACTCTTAAATTGAGCTGTAAGCACACACTGTGACTCTTTGCGTTCTTCTCTATTTGCAAGTACACACTGTGACTCATGCACATGCACATCTTCATCTTTtgtttggtgaatttttttgcCCGGGAAGGTGAGGTTGAGAAGCCCAGCTTAGTTGACTTGGTTTGCTGGTGTGTCTCTCCAGTGGTGGTCAGTGTTTGAGCCCCACGGGGAACAGGTTTGAGGTTCAGAGCTAGCTATGGATAGCCTTTGCACTCTCGCTGACTACCATATTGACACTCCGCTATCCCTGTTGATATATAAACtatggcaaaaaagaaaaagaaaggtgaGCTTGACATATGGACTACATCTTTACAGTTTGTAGTATAGATCGAGAAATAGATTCCATTATCGATCTCTACAGTCTATACTTTAATTACGTTTACTTTCTTCACTTGCTATGTCCTTATTGGAACATAACTCTACTATGGTACCAGGTTTTTCCGTATGGTATTAACTATTCATACACGATTTAAGATGCAACTTCGGACGCAATTAATTGTGTCACAACTTTGGAAACAGTTGTGTCCGCAACAGTTCGATGCATATATGTTCACATGAAGAAAATGCATATGATAGTGAAGCTCGTGTAATAACCAATATATTTAGGCGTCACTATATATGCATcttatgtactccctccgttccccAATTGTTGGTTCCTCTTGAAAATTCTTAACGATTTAAGGAGAAAAGCAATGATTGCACTTAAATTCGAATCTTAATGACATCATATGAGTGCGCCATGTAACACATTTGAACCCTCTTCCACTGGTAGAAAGGTGGAAAAAGGATCCGAAGCGCATGAGGGAATGAGAATCTAACGAGCTAAACATTGGAGGCAAGATCCTTTATGCCGAAATATTTCATGTTCTACCCACTTAGCCATTAATTAGCAAAATATACGAATAGCTATTATGTGCCTAGAGATTTTTCGGCTGAtggattgtgtgatttttttaaaccaaTGGCTGGAAAATCTCTTGATACAGATGCACAGAGATTTTTGAGACAGAGGAGATCGGACCCCTTAACGATGAATATCATAAAAAAAGCAAACAGTTCTTGTGAGTGGTCCAAtaatttcatcatcttcttGATATTGGGAACTGCCTTTCATTTAAAATTTGTGGTTCTAATATTTCTCTTTAATACTACTTTAACAGAGACATGAAAGATTTGATTTCATTGATAACGTAGGATAGCAAAATTAGCacacaaaaaagagaaagaaagaaggaaagaaagaaagagcgACAATGATTTGACCTGCTAACGGACTGCGTTAGTACTGCAATTAATCAATCTTTAAAACCCTTTTTGGGTAAGTAAAACAAAAATTCCCGGTGAAATTGCGATATTTTCGGCAAAATGCCTGTGTCTAATCTGTACCATATAATATCTTATGTGATGTTTTAGCGACGAACTGACTCTGAGAGCGATAGGTGTGTATTTCGACAAAATGCaatctatataatatataaaaattgtATGTGATACTTTAGTGACGAGCTTGCTGTAAGAGTGATAGGTggtattatcttaattttcaataaaatgaaataatcTTATTGTATCGTACAggaaaaatctttttctttttctttttcttttttttttctctcgtaTTCTCTTCTCTTGAGTATACGAAATCAAATCTGAACTTGATCAATATCTTTTCCTATCGGTGCAAGCGACTTCTTTACAAATTTTAAATATGTTACAATTGAAATTTGTTCTATTTGCTAGCCTTATGTGTAGGCTTCCGTCAAGgtatcttttcctttttttgggtttgacgGTCCAGGTGTCTGGACcagcttacgcacacctcgactatTCCTCTCCTTGGTCCTATCAAAGGCAGGCCATCCGTGCCGGAATCGAAGCTAAGGTCCCACCACATGTAAGTGTTAGAAGTATCTTTAGCCCCAATAAAGAGCTATGAGGTTTAAACCTAGGCACTGTCCaacaaaattcaagtttccaacTATTGAACCAACCCCTTATTGGTGGAACCAAGAAGTTATTAACAGACACAAAATGGTA contains the following coding sequences:
- the LOC131323816 gene encoding ent-copalyl diphosphate synthase 1-like encodes the protein MSSQTSTLLHRGRSPANISGATALFSPAKQPTSIPFFSVRSVGIKEERNLGVRLRCKIASKPTTEEYKDVSQNGLPFIKVNGIVENETQVEEALEKDREYERIKQHADAIRSMLGSMGDGEISVSAYDTAWVALLEDKEGSGAPQFPSSLQWIANNQHQDGSWGDSSIFEAHDRIISTLVCVIALKSWNIHPDKSEKGLSFIKENINKLEDEDAEHMPIGFEVAFPSLIERARKLDIQVPDDSDPILQEIYARRNLKLTRIPKDIMHKVATTLLHSLEGLMHGLEWEKLLKLQCPDGSFLFSPSSTAFALMETKDDNCLRYLTTAVQKFNGGVPNVYPVDLFERMWAVDRLERLGISRYFKSEIRECVDYVHRYWTEEGICWARNSVVHDIDDTSMGFRLLRLHGYPVSADVFGHFKKGDEFFCFAGQSTQAVTGMYNLYRGSQISFPGEKILEDANKFSSKFLREKQARNELLDKWVITKDLPGEVGYALDVPWYANLPRVEARFYLEHYGGEDDVWIGKTLYRMPYVNNNRYLELAKLDYNKCQALHQQEWNSIQKWYAAECKFGIGIVGQRSLLLAYYLATASIFEPERSIERMAWAKAATLVEAIVAYFQKEGSSSEQRGAFIREFKNLGGQVDYANNRRQVYVALIVEYEHGLVGILLRTINKLSLDTLVVHGRDIRHHLHCTWESWMLKWEGRGDMYKGEAELLVSCINLCAKASLPVLLVSNPQYRRLSDITNGVCHQLRPQFQPNHKVRDKNDCNTTIQIESDMQELVQSVLCSSPDDIDPEIKQTFLAVAKSYYYNSHCTPVTIHFHIAKVLFERVI